DNA sequence from the Blastomonas fulva genome:
GAGAATCTCGAGGATCGGCTTCATCCACTTGCGCACCGTGGGGCTTGCATATTGGGTGAGGTACACCGCGCTCATCAGCCCCAGCGGGATCGCCACCGCCATCGCGATGATCGCGCCGATGAACACCGTGCCCCAGAACAAAGGCACTGCGCCAAAGCCGGTCGCCTTGCCGTCGACCACCTTGTCCGACGGGTTCCAGTCGAGCCCGAACAGGAATTCGAACGGCGAGACGAGGTTGAAGAAGCGCACCGTCTCGACGATCAGCGAGGCGACGATGCCGAGGGTCGCCAGGATCGCGATCAGCGAGGCGAGCAGCAGTGCCAGCATCACCGTGCGTTCCACCTTGGTGCGCGCACGGAAATCGGGGCGGATGCGGGTGAAGGCAAACGCGCCGCCGGCAAAGCACAGCAGGAACGCAGCAAGTGCGCCGATCAGCGCATATTGGCGGTCTGCTGCAGCATAGAGCGGGGCGAGCTGAACGGCCGCGTCGTTGAACACCTTGAGATCGGCGTTGCGCGACAGCGCGCGGGCTTCCGACAAGATGGCGGCGCGCGAAAACGGATCGGTGGGAAGCTGGGCGGCGAGCGGGCTGTCCAGCACGGCAAAGCTGCCCAGCGCCGGTGCGACCGAGCTCCACACCAGCAGGAACAGGATCGCGGGCACCACCGCCCACATCGCGGCGTACCACCCGTGATAGCTGGGCAGCGAATGGACACTGGCCGCGCCCGACTGGATGAACCGGCCCGCACGGGCACGGGCGAACACCCAGGTGATCAGGCCAAGGCCCGCAATCAGGAACAAGGTTGCTGTGCTGGTCATGCTGGCGCCTATTTCAGCTCTGCGCCGTCAAGCGTGGTCAGCGTCTTGATCCGTCCCAGCATCTCGCCACGCACCTTTTCGGGCGCCGCGATCAGGCCGATGCGCGTCAGATAGCCCTCATGTTCCCCACCGCGCATGAACTCGGCAAGATATTCGCGCAGCCCCGGGATGACATCGACATGCTTCTTCTTGACATAGATGTAGAGCGTGCGGGCACCGGGATAGGTGCCGTTCTCGATCGTGGCATAGGTCGGCTCGACCCCGTTGATCGGGACGCCGCGCACGGTATCGGCATTGTCTGCCAGATAGCTGTAGCTGAAGATCCCCACCGCATCGGGGTTGGTCGACAGCTTCTGGACGATCAGGTTATCGTTCTCGCCGGTGTCGGTATAGGCCTGGTCGGTGCGGACCGAGTGGCAGATTTCCTCGAACCTGTCCTTGTCCGAATCCGACAGCGCCTTGATCGCGGGATCGGACTTGCAGCCCTTTTCCATGATGATTTCTTCGAGCGCATCGCGGGTGCCAGAGGTCGCCGGCGGGCCGAAAATGTTGATCCGGGTGTCGGGCAGCGCCGGGTTGATGTCGGGCCAGCGGATCGCCTTGTTGGCACCCTTGCCAAAGGGGTTCGCGGCAAGCGCGGTATAGAATTCCTCGACCGACAGGCTGATCCGG
Encoded proteins:
- a CDS encoding substrate-binding domain-containing protein, which encodes MIRKLAFACLPALLLAGCQDPASTNQGSSRSEIRIVGSSTVFPFAKKVAEEFVNFDPERRSPILESTGTGGGVELFCSGVGANTPDIVNASRRMKKGEFDRCTANGVDGIIEIVIGFDGIALAQAQNGPRISLSVEEFYTALAANPFGKGANKAIRWPDINPALPDTRINIFGPPATSGTRDALEEIIMEKGCKSDPAIKALSDSDKDRFEEICHSVRTDQAYTDTGENDNLIVQKLSTNPDAVGIFSYSYLADNADTVRGVPINGVEPTYATIENGTYPGARTLYIYVKKKHVDVIPGLREYLAEFMRGGEHEGYLTRIGLIAAPEKVRGEMLGRIKTLTTLDGAELK
- the pstC gene encoding phosphate ABC transporter permease subunit PstC, whose amino-acid sequence is MTSTATLFLIAGLGLITWVFARARAGRFIQSGAASVHSLPSYHGWYAAMWAVVPAILFLLVWSSVAPALGSFAVLDSPLAAQLPTDPFSRAAILSEARALSRNADLKVFNDAAVQLAPLYAAADRQYALIGALAAFLLCFAGGAFAFTRIRPDFRARTKVERTVMLALLLASLIAILATLGIVASLIVETVRFFNLVSPFEFLFGLDWNPSDKVVDGKATGFGAVPLFWGTVFIGAIIAMAVAIPLGLMSAVYLTQYASPTVRKWMKPILEILAGVPTVVYGYFAALTVAPALRSFAVMIGITDASSESALAAGLVMGVMIIPFVSSMADDSIAAVPGSMRDGSLAMGATKSETIKQVLIPAALPGVVGGVLLAVSRAIGETMIVVMAAGLAANLTANPFASVTTVTTQIVQLLTGDTDFNSPMTLAAFALGLTLFIVTLLLNIVALQIVKRYREAYD